TTTCCTGCCATAGTTGAAGCTACATCTTTACCTTCACTAACAGCAACAACTCTAAGCCCTGTTATAAAAAACTCCCTTGAAAGTATCAAAAAAACAGCCCAAGCAGAAGCTCTATCAATTACCATAAGTCCTAAAAAACCTGCAAGTACAAGCATTTTATCAGCTAGTGGATCTAAAATACCACCTAATTTTGTCATTTGATTCCAACTTCTTGCTATGAAACCATCAAAAAAATCTGTAACAGATGCAATAACAAAAATTAGCCCAGCAAAATAATCAAACCAAGAAGGATGCCAAGAAGAGAAAATTGGATTGTTTCTATCTATAAAAAACCATAGCATTAGCGGAGCTAATGCTATTCTAAAAAGTGCCAGTATATTTGGAAGATTTAGTGCTTTTGACATTACTTAAATGTTGTCCCACCATCAACGATTAATGTATGACCTGTAATCCAAGAAGCGTCATTTGTACATAAGAAATAACAAGATTGTGCTAAATCTTCTGGTTGACCAATTCTATTTAATGGAGAGTATTCAGCTGTTTTTGCTTTTACTTCTTCATAGTTTGTAAATGCTTTTAATGCATCAGTATCAATTGGACCACCTGAAACAGCATTTACTCTAATATTAAACTCGCCAAGTTCAGTTGCAGCATATCTAACCATAGCTTCAACAGCAGCTTTATTTGTACCATGACCTGCATAGTTTTCAATGTAAACTAAGTTTCCAGTTGAAGATAAAGAAACGATTGCTCCACCACCAACTTTTTGCATTCTTTTTGCAGCTTGTTGTGCTCCACAAACAAATGCATTAACAGTTGCAGTATAGATGTTATTTAATCCTCTTGGTTTTAATTTCATAAATTTACCATATCCACCAACAACAGCTCTTCCATAAATCATAGCATTTGATATAAAGAAATCAACTCTATCAAAATCTTTATCTATCTCTTCAAATAATTCAGCATATTTTTCAGGTTCTAAAATATTAAATGGGTAAGCTTTACATTTAACACCAAATTTAGTTTCAACATCTTTACAAATCTCTTCTGCTATTTCACCATTTGAATTGTATGTAAATGCTACATTTACACCATTACTAGCAAATTTGTAAACACACTCTTTACCAATTCCTTTTGTTCCCCCAGAAATTACTAAAGTTTTTCCTTGCATATTATTCATTATTTAATTACCTCATATTTTTCTAAAGTTTTTTCTAATTTTTTCATTGTCTCATTACTTGGACTTGTTAATGGAAGTCTGTATTCTAATGTATCAAGTAATCCAGCAATATACATTGCAGCTTTTATTGGAATAGGATTGCTTTCACAAAATAATACATTATTTATGTCATACAAATCTTCATGTAATTTTCTTGCACTATCAAAATTACCATTTAAGGCATCTTTTACTAATTTAGATTTTAAATTAGGCAATAAATTTGCCGTTACAGAAATTATTCCTTTGGCTCCACTTGCTAACATTGGATAGTCAATTGAGTCATCTCCTGAGATTACTAAAAAATCTTTTCTTTGAGAAATCAATGAAATTGCTCTTTCTAAACTTCCAGTTGCTTCTTTTATAGCATAAATATTTTTTACATCATCAAATAGTCTAATTGCAGTTTGTGCTTCTAAATCAACACCTGTACGTCCTGGAACATTATATAACATAAAAGGAATCTCAACAGAATTTGCAATCGCTTTATAGTGTTGATATAGTCCTTCTTGAGTTGGTTTATTATAATAAGGTGTTACTGATAATAATCCATCTGCTCCTACTTCTTGTGCATGTTTTGCAATATCACATGCCTCATGTGTAGCATTTGAACCAGCTCCCGCAATAACCTTTACACCACTTCCTTTACAAACTGCAACCGCAACTTCAATACACTCTTTATGTTCACTATGTGATAATGTTGCACTTTCTCCTGTTGTTCCAACTGGAACAACTGCATCAATTCCTTGCGCTATTTGTCTTTTTATTAAAGACTCATATTTTTGTAAATCAACTTTACCATTTTTAAATGGTGTAATTAGTGCGGTCATTGAACCGGTAATAATATCCATATTTATCCTTTTTTTACTACTAAATCTTCTAATTCTTGTCTTTCATCAACATTTACTGTATGTTTTGAAAAAGTCTCTAAAAAATTCCAAAAACTTTGTTTTGCTTCAGGTGAAATGTTAACTTTTCTTAAAACTTCTTCCATACATCCAAGCCACTCTCGTCTTGCTTTTTCTGTTATTGAAAATTGTTTGTGAGTTTTTAACATATCAAAATGCCCAACAGCCTTTGAATAGTGTTTTTCTCCACCACAAGCTTCAATAAAAAACTTAACATTATGAGCTTTTACTTTTTCTAACTCTTCTTCATTTTGAGGAAAAAAGTTTCCTATATCACTTTCAACAACTAAATCATAAAAATCACTAAAAAGTTTTTTTAATCCCTCTTCACCCATTTCTTCTAAAAAAAGTGGTTTAGGGTATTCAAATTCTGGCTTTTCACCAAAATTTGTTTTAGTAATCGTAAAATCCATTATTTTTCCTCTTGTTTCAAAATAACAGTTGTAGAATTGTTTTGATTTAAGTATTTATTAGCAACATTAATTAAATCTTCTTTTGTTAGTTTTTCTACATTTTTTTCATAATCTAAAAGAGGTTGAATATTATCTCTTACAAAATAAGAACCATATAAAGAAGCAACTTCACTTGAACTTTCTAAAGAAAAAATAAAATCTGCTTTTGTATTGATTTTTATTTTATCTATATCTTTTTGCGAGATTTCACCTTTTTTGATTTGCGCAATTGTATCTAAAATTTCTTTTTCAATTTCTAAAGCAGAAATTCCTTCATTTGCAACTGCTATAAACATAAACAATCCAGGGTCTTTTAAATCCATATTATAGGCATAAATTGTATTTACTAATCTTTTTTCATCGACTAATCTTTTTTGTAAAATTGAACTTTTCCCTGAACTTAAAAACTCACTTAATGCTGAAAGTGCAACTTGGTCTTCATGTTCAAAATTTGGAATATGATAAGTAATTGCTATCATTTGAACAGCAGATTCTTTATAAATTGTAACTCTTTTTTCTCCATCTTGTTTTGGCTCAACCGTATGAAGTTTTGAAGGAATCTCTTTTGTATTTTTAATATTTTTGAAATGTTTTTCAACAGATTCAAAAATTTCATCTTTACTAATATCCCCAGCAACTACAACAATTGCATTTTTTGGTTGATAATATGTACTATGAAAATCTCTTATATCTTCAATTGTCCAGTTTTGAATATCACTCATAAATCCAATTGGAGTCCAGTGATATGGATGATAAATATAAGCATTATTGAATAATCTAAATTGTAAATATCCCATTGGATTATTATCTGTTCTCCAACGTCTCTCTTCAGCTACAACATCTCGTTCTGGTTGAAACTCTTCATCTTTTAAAGTTAGATTTTCCATTAAATCAGCAAATAACTCTAAAGATTTATCCATATTTTTAGAACTTGATTTGATAAAATAGTGTGTATAATCAAAAGATGTAGAAGCATTATTTACTCCTCCAAAACCTTTTACTATCTCATCAAACTCACCAGCTTTTAGATTTTTTGTAGATTTGAAGTTTAGATGTTCTAACATATGAGCAATTCCACTTTTTCCCATTTTTTCATCTCGACTTCCAACTTTATAAAAAATATCAGTTGAAATAACATTTGAACCATTTTCCATAGGAATTGCTACGATTTGTAGACCATTTTCTAGTGTTTTTGTATAATATTTTGGTAAATTACTTCCCATAGATTCTCCCGAAATCATTATTAATAAAAAAAATTGAATAGCAAATAGTTTTAATAGTTTAGATATTTTAATCCTATTCATTATTTTTCCTTTAAATTTGCTCCAATAGCATCTTTTATATTTTCAAAGCCATCTTTTTGAAGAAGTTCTAAAATTTCTTCATTTATTTTTCTAACCATTGAAGGACCTTCAAAAATTAACCCAGAGTAAGCTTGTACTAAAGTTGCTCCATTTTTTATTCTTTCATAAGCCTGTGCACCATTTGAAATTCCACCAACAGAGATTAAAATAGTTTTCCCAAATAACTCACGTGCTAACTCTTTAAATAAATTTCCAGATTTTTGCGTTAAACAAGCACCACTTAAACCACCAAAATTTTGGCAATTTGGAACTAAACTATAATCAATTGTTGTATTTGTAGCAATAATTCCATCTGCACCTGCATTTACAGCACATTTACATAAATCAATAGCAACCTTTGCTTCCATATCAGGAGCAATTTTTAATAAAATTGGTTTACTTGTTAACTCTTTTGCCATAACAAAAAGTTCAGTAATAAACTTTTCATTTTGTAAATCTCTTAAATTTGGTGTATTTGGACTTGAAATATTTATTACTAAATAATCACAACTATCTTTAAATTTGTTAATTAAAGTTTTATAATCACTTAATGCATACTCTTCAGGAGTTGTTTTGTTTTTTCCAATATTTGCACCAATTGGTATAGAAAATGGATAAACTTTTTTTAAGTTTTTTAAAACTGTATGAGCTCCAAGATTATTAAATCCCATTGCATTTTGAACAGATTTTTGTTCAGGATATCTAAACATTCTTGGTTTTGGATTTCCATCTTGAGGTCTTGGAGTCATAGTTCCAATCTCTGTAAATCCAAATCCTAAAGATTTCATAGCTTTTATCATTGTTGCATTTTTATCAAAACCAGCAGCAAGTCCAACAGGATTTTCAAATTTTACACCAAAAACATCTTGTGTTAATTTAGTATTAGATATATAGTTTTTCTTTTCCATATAAGCTTTAGCAATTCTACAATTACCTAAAGCTTTAAGTCCAAATTCTGCTATGTGATGTGCAGTTTCTGGCTCAAATTTGAATAAGATTTTTTTTAGTGTGTCGTAGCTAAACAAAATTAATCCCTTTTTTAAAATTTGGATATTTTATCCAATAATCATCAAATATTCGCTGAATTATATAATCTTTGATATTCACCACAAGAATTTAATAGTTCATTTTCAGTTCCAATAGAAACAATTTCTCCATTTTTAAATACAGCAATTTTATTTGCATTTTTAATTGTGCTTAATCTATGAGCTATTATAAAAGTAATTTTATCTTGGCTTACTTCTTGTATAACTTCACTGATAATTGACTCACTTTTATTATCAAGAGCTGAAGTTGCTTCATCTAAAATCAAAATCTTTGGATTTTTATATAAAGCTCTTGCAATTGCTATTCTTTGACGTTGTCCACCACTTAAATTTGTTCCAAATTCATCTAAAATAGTGTGAATTCCTTTTTTCATATTCATTACAAAATCGTAAGCGTGAGCTTGTTTTAAAACTTCAATAACTCTAATTTCATCAATTTCATGCCCATAAGCAATATTAGCTGCAATTGTGTCATTAAAGATATAAACCCTTTGAGTTACTATTGAAATATTTTCTCTTAAAGATTTTATTTCAAAATCTTTTATTGAGTTGTTATTTATAAATAAATTTCCTTTTGTTGTATCATAAAATCTTATTATTAGATTTATAAGAGATGATTTTCCTCCACCACTATCTCCAACAAGGGCAACAATTTCACCTTTTTTTGCATTTAGATTTATATTTTTTAAAGCTGTAAAATCTTCATATTTTAGTTCTACATTTTCAAATTTAATCTCATTGATATCTTTTGGTGCTTCAATTGTTCCTGATATAATTGTAGGTTTTTTAGAGAACATATCATTGATTCTTTCATTTGCTGCAATGGCATCTTGCATACTATTGTAAAGACTTGATATTTTTTTAATTGGTGTGTAAAGCATAAAAAGTGCAGCTACAAATGAACTAAAAGTTCCAGTTGTAATCTCTCCTGAAATTACTTTCGAACCACCAACTAAAATAACAGCAGCAAATGCAAATGCTCCTATTATTTCCATAACAGGTGAAGTTAATTCATTTGTTTTAACAGATTTCATATTGTATTTGAAAAATATCATATTATGAACTGAAAATTTAGTCATCTCTATTTTTTCAGTTGAATTTGCTTTTATTATTTCTATATTATTAAATGATTCATTTAGGCTTGTTGTAATATCTGAGTTACTCTCTTGAGATTTAAAAGATAATTTTTTCATCTTTTTTGCAAGAACAGATAATGGATAAATAGCAAGTGGTAATACAACTAATCCATAAAAAGCAAGTTCAGGAGAGTGATAAATAACAAGTCCTATAAGTCCAATAATTGTTAAACACTCCCTTAAAAATTCTGCAATACTATTTGAAACAGCTCTTTGAATTCTATTTATATCATTTGTAATTCTACTTACAAGTTCTCCACCATGAATTTTTTGGAAAAAATCCATATCCAAAGTTAAAATATGAGAAAAAAGTTTATCTCTTACAATTCTTGTTATATCTTGACCAATAAAAGAGATATAGTATGCTTGAATATATCTTCCAAAACCTTTTGCTGTATATAAAATTACAACAAATAAAGGCATTAAATAAAGCATTTCTTGGTCTTTATTTATAAAAATTTCATCTAAAAGAGGTTGAATTGCATAAGCAGTTCCAGCAGTTGAACTTGCAACTAAAATAATTCCAATTAATGAATAAAAAAATTGTAGTTTATAGTTTTTGTAATATGGAATATACTGTTTAAAAAAATCTTTCATAAATATCCTAATAAATTATATGTAAAGCGTGTATTATAGCTTAATCTTTCTAAATTTAGTTTTTGAACATTTTTATAAATTTATCAAAACCAAAAGCTTTGATTGTTAGATAAAAAAGAATAAACCCACTTAATGTACTTGCAAATGCAAGTCCCGCTGCTCCGTAAGGTTTGATTAATATTAAAGAAAAAACAATATTCCAAGCTAAACTTTTCATAGAAATTTTTGCAGTTAAAAATTGTTGTTCATTTGAATATAACCAAAGTGAGAAGATTTTTGCTAATCCAAAAGGTAAAAGACCAATTAAATACATAGTTAAAATTAAAGCTGTATTTTGTGTATCTTCACTTGTAAAAGCACCTCTTTCAAAAAGAAGTTTTATTATAAATTCATTAAAAACTATTCCAATTAACATAGAAATAGATAAAACAGCAAATAAAATAAATGAAGATTTTTTCATCAAATGTAAAGCTCTATTTTCATCTTTATTTTTTATTGCCTTTGCTACCATTGGAAATAGGGCGATTGATGTTGCAATTGCAAAAATAGCAAGAGGCAGTTGGAAAACTCTATTTGCGTAATATAGATAAGAGATAGAACCACTTATTAAAAATGAAGCTAACCAAGTATCTATAAATGCTGATAAATGCATAGTTGATGAACCTAAAGTTGCAGAAAAAAAGTTTTTATAAAATTTTGTCTCTTCTTTTTTCTTATGTTTTTTGAAATGAAAAATTTTACATAAATTTGCTTTTTTAACAGCAATTAAATGAACAATAATTTGTAAAATTCCTCCAAAAATAACCCCATAAGATAAATAAAATGTAATTTCATATTTATCCATATTTTTTGAAATTAAAAGAGCAGCAATCATTCCAAGATTTAAAAGAGCTGTTGAATAAGCACTCGTTGCAAAATGGTGTTTATATTGTAAAAGTGCAGCCATAAATGTAACAGTAAAAATAATAGGCAAATAATAAAAATTTATTGCAAAAAGTGGAGCTGCTAAATCAACTGTTTCTTGGCTAAATCCTATTGCAAAGGCTTTTGCTACAATATGAGAAAACATAGTTACAATCAAAGATAAAATAATCAAAAATCCAAATAGTTGTAAAAAAACAACTGATGAGAATCTGATTTTATGTTTTGATTTTGCATATGAGGGAATAAAAGCTTGTGTAAAAGCTCCATCAGCAAAAATACTTCTAAATAAATTTGGTAATTTAAAAGCGATAAAGAAAATATCAGAATAGATATTTGCCCCTAAAATTGAGGCTGTTAGTAAATCTCTTACAAAACCTAAAATCCTTGAAACTAAAATACCTGAGCTATTTGTAAAAATTGATTTAATTAACATTAATTTCCTACTTTGTAATCTGTTGTATTATGAATATGAATTTGCATATTTCCTCTAAAAGAAGATAAATGACCATTTAAAATAGTAATATCCTCTCCATTTTTTGGAAGTATATTTCTATCTTTTGCATAAAGTTTTATGTATTGTTTTTCATTTATAAATAATTTTGAATTTTTTACTTTACCTTTTAGATTTGTTATTACTTCATTTTCATATTTAAAATCAAAAATATTAATATTTGATCCATCTAAAAATAAATCTTTATAATTTTTTAAATCTTTTTCTTCTTCAATTACAAAATCTCTAATCTCTTTTAAACCATAATGAGTATAAATTTGATTAACTTGAATATTGTAAGAAAAACCAAGTTTTAGATGTTGAGCATTTTTATAAATAAAAATTGCTCTGTCATTTTCTCTTTTTATTATAGCTTTGTCATCATCTTTGTAAATAACAATAACATCATTTATAAAAATCGGTTTTGATAACTTTTCTTCTTTATATAAATCACTAATAGTTTTGATTTCTTCTTTATTTTGTTCAATTTGTTTTATACTATTTCTATCTTTTTCTTTTATTGAAAATTCTGCAAAAATTGGAAGATGGTCTGAAAAACCTTCCCCTTTATGGATTTTATTAAAGCCATTTTTGCTCATTTCCCATCTAATTATTTTTCCATTTTCATATAAATAATTAGGTTTAAAAATTTTAAAAGAATTTGGAATATATGATAGATTTTTATTATCAAAAAGAGCAGGGGGAATTAAAATGCTATCTGGGGTATTGTTTTGATTTTTAAATTTTGTTGAAAATCTTTCACTTGAATTTATATCTAACCATAAATTATAATGAACTCTTTTTTCCTCTTTTAAAATATTTTCATAAGTTACAAATTTTTCATCTATTGTTGTATTTAAAATTTGATTAATTCCTGTAACTCCTGAGGTATTATTTAATTTTTGACTTTTTTTAAATGTTTCAAATTCGTTATAATCAGAATTAAAATCACCAATTAAAATATAATCATAATCTTTTGTTATCTCTTTTACTCTATCTTGTAAAACTTTTGCATATTTAACTCTATAACTTTCTCCTACAGCTTTTGAAGGCCAATGGTTATTAAAAACTTTAAATTCAACATCATCATATATAAAAGTAGTTTCAAGAATAGGTCTAAAAACTCTTGTTCTAAATTTTACATCTATATGATTTGTGCTTTTAATTTCTACTTTTGATAAAAATCCTAAACCAATTGCAGAATCTGAATATTTAATATAAGAATAATATTTATATTTTGGAA
The genomic region above belongs to Arcobacter ellisii and contains:
- the pgsA gene encoding CDP-diacylglycerol--glycerol-3-phosphate 3-phosphatidyltransferase, whose product is MSKALNLPNILALFRIALAPLMLWFFIDRNNPIFSSWHPSWFDYFAGLIFVIASVTDFFDGFIARSWNQMTKLGGILDPLADKMLVLAGFLGLMVIDRASAWAVFLILSREFFITGLRVVAVSEGKDVASTMAGKVKTVVQMIAIGFLTMNWPFATEILWLAVILTIYSGYEYTRDYFKN
- a CDS encoding enoyl-ACP reductase: MNNMQGKTLVISGGTKGIGKECVYKFASNGVNVAFTYNSNGEIAEEICKDVETKFGVKCKAYPFNILEPEKYAELFEEIDKDFDRVDFFISNAMIYGRAVVGGYGKFMKLKPRGLNNIYTATVNAFVCGAQQAAKRMQKVGGGAIVSLSSTGNLVYIENYAGHGTNKAAVEAMVRYAATELGEFNIRVNAVSGGPIDTDALKAFTNYEEVKAKTAEYSPLNRIGQPEDLAQSCYFLCTNDASWITGHTLIVDGGTTFK
- the dapA gene encoding 4-hydroxy-tetrahydrodipicolinate synthase, producing the protein MDIITGSMTALITPFKNGKVDLQKYESLIKRQIAQGIDAVVPVGTTGESATLSHSEHKECIEVAVAVCKGSGVKVIAGAGSNATHEACDIAKHAQEVGADGLLSVTPYYNKPTQEGLYQHYKAIANSVEIPFMLYNVPGRTGVDLEAQTAIRLFDDVKNIYAIKEATGSLERAISLISQRKDFLVISGDDSIDYPMLASGAKGIISVTANLLPNLKSKLVKDALNGNFDSARKLHEDLYDINNVLFCESNPIPIKAAMYIAGLLDTLEYRLPLTSPSNETMKKLEKTLEKYEVIK
- a CDS encoding globin translates to MDFTITKTNFGEKPEFEYPKPLFLEEMGEEGLKKLFSDFYDLVVESDIGNFFPQNEEELEKVKAHNVKFFIEACGGEKHYSKAVGHFDMLKTHKQFSITEKARREWLGCMEEVLRKVNISPEAKQSFWNFLETFSKHTVNVDERQELEDLVVKKG
- a CDS encoding M16 family metallopeptidase, with translation MNRIKISKLLKLFAIQFFLLIMISGESMGSNLPKYYTKTLENGLQIVAIPMENGSNVISTDIFYKVGSRDEKMGKSGIAHMLEHLNFKSTKNLKAGEFDEIVKGFGGVNNASTSFDYTHYFIKSSSKNMDKSLELFADLMENLTLKDEEFQPERDVVAEERRWRTDNNPMGYLQFRLFNNAYIYHPYHWTPIGFMSDIQNWTIEDIRDFHSTYYQPKNAIVVVAGDISKDEIFESVEKHFKNIKNTKEIPSKLHTVEPKQDGEKRVTIYKESAVQMIAITYHIPNFEHEDQVALSALSEFLSSGKSSILQKRLVDEKRLVNTIYAYNMDLKDPGLFMFIAVANEGISALEIEKEILDTIAQIKKGEISQKDIDKIKINTKADFIFSLESSSEVASLYGSYFVRDNIQPLLDYEKNVEKLTKEDLINVANKYLNQNNSTTVILKQEEK
- a CDS encoding quinone-dependent dihydroorotate dehydrogenase, which gives rise to MFSYDTLKKILFKFEPETAHHIAEFGLKALGNCRIAKAYMEKKNYISNTKLTQDVFGVKFENPVGLAAGFDKNATMIKAMKSLGFGFTEIGTMTPRPQDGNPKPRMFRYPEQKSVQNAMGFNNLGAHTVLKNLKKVYPFSIPIGANIGKNKTTPEEYALSDYKTLINKFKDSCDYLVINISSPNTPNLRDLQNEKFITELFVMAKELTSKPILLKIAPDMEAKVAIDLCKCAVNAGADGIIATNTTIDYSLVPNCQNFGGLSGACLTQKSGNLFKELARELFGKTILISVGGISNGAQAYERIKNGATLVQAYSGLIFEGPSMVRKINEEILELLQKDGFENIKDAIGANLKEK
- a CDS encoding ABC transporter ATP-binding protein; amino-acid sequence: MKDFFKQYIPYYKNYKLQFFYSLIGIILVASSTAGTAYAIQPLLDEIFINKDQEMLYLMPLFVVILYTAKGFGRYIQAYYISFIGQDITRIVRDKLFSHILTLDMDFFQKIHGGELVSRITNDINRIQRAVSNSIAEFLRECLTIIGLIGLVIYHSPELAFYGLVVLPLAIYPLSVLAKKMKKLSFKSQESNSDITTSLNESFNNIEIIKANSTEKIEMTKFSVHNMIFFKYNMKSVKTNELTSPVMEIIGAFAFAAVILVGGSKVISGEITTGTFSSFVAALFMLYTPIKKISSLYNSMQDAIAANERINDMFSKKPTIISGTIEAPKDINEIKFENVELKYEDFTALKNINLNAKKGEIVALVGDSGGGKSSLINLIIRFYDTTKGNLFINNNSIKDFEIKSLRENISIVTQRVYIFNDTIAANIAYGHEIDEIRVIEVLKQAHAYDFVMNMKKGIHTILDEFGTNLSGGQRQRIAIARALYKNPKILILDEATSALDNKSESIISEVIQEVSQDKITFIIAHRLSTIKNANKIAVFKNGEIVSIGTENELLNSCGEYQRLYNSANI
- the murJ gene encoding murein biosynthesis integral membrane protein MurJ, with product MLIKSIFTNSSGILVSRILGFVRDLLTASILGANIYSDIFFIAFKLPNLFRSIFADGAFTQAFIPSYAKSKHKIRFSSVVFLQLFGFLIILSLIVTMFSHIVAKAFAIGFSQETVDLAAPLFAINFYYLPIIFTVTFMAALLQYKHHFATSAYSTALLNLGMIAALLISKNMDKYEITFYLSYGVIFGGILQIIVHLIAVKKANLCKIFHFKKHKKKEETKFYKNFFSATLGSSTMHLSAFIDTWLASFLISGSISYLYYANRVFQLPLAIFAIATSIALFPMVAKAIKNKDENRALHLMKKSSFILFAVLSISMLIGIVFNEFIIKLLFERGAFTSEDTQNTALILTMYLIGLLPFGLAKIFSLWLYSNEQQFLTAKISMKSLAWNIVFSLILIKPYGAAGLAFASTLSGFILFYLTIKAFGFDKFIKMFKN
- a CDS encoding endonuclease/exonuclease/phosphatase family protein — its product is MYKFLIFFLLFIYSNANNLKIATYNVENLFDLKTDKDEYTEFIPNSKSLWNEKNFNIKLNHVIEVLENLDADIIALQEIENRDLMILLQKKLPKYKYYSYIKYSDSAIGLGFLSKVEIKSTNHIDVKFRTRVFRPILETTFIYDDVEFKVFNNHWPSKAVGESYRVKYAKVLQDRVKEITKDYDYILIGDFNSDYNEFETFKKSQKLNNTSGVTGINQILNTTIDEKFVTYENILKEEKRVHYNLWLDINSSERFSTKFKNQNNTPDSILIPPALFDNKNLSYIPNSFKIFKPNYLYENGKIIRWEMSKNGFNKIHKGEGFSDHLPIFAEFSIKEKDRNSIKQIEQNKEEIKTISDLYKEEKLSKPIFINDVIVIYKDDDKAIIKRENDRAIFIYKNAQHLKLGFSYNIQVNQIYTHYGLKEIRDFVIEEEKDLKNYKDLFLDGSNINIFDFKYENEVITNLKGKVKNSKLFINEKQYIKLYAKDRNILPKNGEDITILNGHLSSFRGNMQIHIHNTTDYKVGN